TTGGAGCAGAGACAAAAGGATTGACTCAAAAGGAACAGGAAGTAGTTAGAATATCTGCTTTTACAGCCAGTGGGGATTTAGAAAATCTGAAAATTTCATTGAATGATGGATTAGATGCAGGACTTACTGTAAATGAAATAAAAGAAATTTTAGTCCATACATATGCTTACTGTGGATTTCCTCGTAGTTTAAATGGAATAGGAGTTTTTATGAATGTACTTTCTGAAAGAGAAGAAAAAGGGATAAAAGATGAAGTAGGGAGAGATATTACTCCTATTCCTAGTGATCGAAATAGTATTGAATTTGGAACTGAAGTTCAAACAAAATTAGCAGGAGCACCAGTACAGGGAGGAATGTATGACTTTGCTCCAGCAGTAGATGAATTTTTAAA
This Fusobacterium sp. DNA region includes the following protein-coding sequences:
- a CDS encoding carboxymuconolactone decarboxylase family protein gives rise to the protein MKRRFIMLLISIFGFTSAIGAETKGLTQKEQEVVRISAFTASGDLENLKISLNDGLDAGLTVNEIKEILVHTYAYCGFPRSLNGIGVFMNVLSEREEKGIKDEVGRDITPIPSDRNSIEFGTEVQTKLAGAPVQGGMYDFAPAVDEFLKGHLFGDLFGRDVIDFKTREIVTIAALGNMTGVNPQLAAHFNLGMNAGLTKEQINGIIDVFDKKIGKNQGKNAREIFDSVLKSR